Proteins found in one Nitrospirota bacterium genomic segment:
- the xseA gene encoding exodeoxyribonuclease VII large subunit, which produces MQKISSEKPALSLSQLNGLIKSAILDTLPDQYWVVAEIADLKLNQKGHCYLDLVEKEGNAAIAQIKANIWAYEYRAISNRFQKATNEPLKQGMKVLFLASILFHEVYGLSLNIKDIDPTYTMGEMARKKKEVIDRLRKEGLIDRNKALDLPLVPQRIAVISSPTAAGYQDFFNHLDNNPYAYCFVHTLFPALMQGQEAEGSIIKALTAIRQQKSAFDLAVIIRGGGSVIDLNCFDGYPLAAEVAGFPLPVITGIGHEKDDTVVDIAAHTKMKTPTAVAEFLISGMRSFEENVLGLENRIVSSAEQLLRDEKQRLTSFAQRISLVPIRLTTVHRNRLLILQRDMKGALQQRMQNEQNRLSSAEQAIRHLDPAHVLRRGYSITTLRGKILRDAALLKNGMSIETQLQNGTVTSMVQSGKEVKKSAKEQRTDLLPGFEGA; this is translated from the coding sequence ATGCAAAAGATCTCTTCTGAAAAACCGGCGCTCAGCCTCTCACAGCTCAATGGCCTGATAAAATCCGCAATTCTTGATACGCTGCCTGACCAGTATTGGGTGGTCGCGGAAATCGCTGACCTTAAGCTGAACCAGAAGGGCCACTGTTATCTTGATCTTGTTGAAAAAGAGGGCAATGCTGCCATAGCCCAGATCAAGGCGAATATCTGGGCGTATGAATACCGTGCCATCAGCAACAGGTTCCAGAAGGCAACCAATGAGCCGCTGAAACAGGGCATGAAGGTCCTTTTCCTTGCCTCAATATTGTTCCATGAGGTCTATGGCCTGAGCCTGAACATCAAGGATATTGACCCTACGTATACCATGGGCGAGATGGCACGAAAGAAGAAAGAGGTGATCGACCGCCTCAGAAAAGAAGGTCTCATTGACCGGAACAAGGCCCTTGACCTGCCGCTTGTGCCCCAGAGGATAGCAGTTATTTCATCACCTACTGCTGCCGGTTATCAGGACTTTTTCAACCATCTCGACAATAACCCTTACGCATACTGCTTTGTCCATACCCTCTTCCCGGCCCTGATGCAGGGACAGGAGGCAGAAGGCTCGATCATTAAGGCATTGACCGCGATCCGGCAGCAGAAGAGCGCTTTTGACCTCGCGGTGATCATCCGGGGCGGAGGATCGGTCATTGACCTCAACTGCTTTGACGGTTATCCCCTTGCAGCCGAGGTAGCGGGCTTTCCTCTTCCTGTTATTACCGGCATAGGCCATGAAAAAGACGATACGGTTGTTGATATCGCAGCGCATACAAAGATGAAAACACCGACCGCTGTGGCTGAATTTCTGATATCAGGCATGCGGAGCTTCGAGGAAAATGTCCTCGGACTCGAAAACAGGATCGTATCCTCTGCTGAGCAGCTGCTGAGAGATGAAAAGCAGAGGCTGACTTCGTTTGCGCAGAGAATTTCCCTGGTTCCGATCCGGCTGACCACGGTCCACAGGAACAGGCTGCTTATCCTGCAGCGCGACATGAAAGGCGCCCTGCAGCAACGGATGCAAAATGAACAGAACAGGCTCAGCAGTGCAGAGCAGGCCATACGTCATCTTGATCCAGCGCATGTTCTCAGACGGGGATATAGCATAACCACGCTCAGGGGAAAGATCCTCAGGGATGCCGCACTGCTGAAGAACGGCATGTCCATAGAAACACAATTGCAGAACGGGACGGTCACAAGCATGGTGCAGTCCGGAAAGGAGGTAAAGAAGAGTGCCAAAGAGCAAAGAACTGACTTACTCCCAGGCTTTGAAGGAGCTTGA
- a CDS encoding carboxy terminal-processing peptidase: MRLFRFRSFAFSHITLTGSSLFLPRRNLLKPFLAFLLLFSLLCGIGYAKDPQQPAQHEANKARLLAYLIRNNLETKHFTHKKIDDKVSEAAFGLYLKQLDYQKRILLMADVNSLRNFSKLMDNEMNSGNLELPVRGSAILSARASSVHKMVKDILSEDFDFSAKESLETDFEKIEYCKDDQELRERWRKILKYEMLHQYLNQTEETAFAAAEAQKLKDRETDKKSSEDKDPRRTARDKVLKAYDLFFSRISREKEDEHYERFFNAVAHTFDPHTDYMPPTNKEDFDISMRGSLEGIGATLKEEEGQIKVVAVMAGSPASRQGQLQAEDIILKVGEGANEPVPISGMRVQDAVKLIRGKKGTEVRLTIRKPDDKVLTISIVRDVIQIEDTFVKSAVIKDNETGDAFGYLKIPSFYRDFEGTSNGNKGRNVTDDVRAAFTNVQAQGVKGLILDLRNNGGGALTDAVRIAGLFIKTGPVVQVKSGIDTITTLSDDLPEIMYDGPLVILVNTISASASEILAGALQNYGRAVIIGGEHTHGKGTVQTILNLDNNLPFENMEAYKPLGALKLTIQKFYRINGDSTQYRGVVPDIVLPDVLSGLKTGEQYLDFALPWDTVKPVAYTPYSKCKPAMSGLQEKSRSRVKSSQQFIDLEKQAARLAEKKKNTLRSLNIEDVRREIEESRRDKEKDLKAPHSQPNADKGPKTPDEKREDFLKAVSDDPYVKEAMSVMGDMIAADPSCLTTAAN, translated from the coding sequence ATGAGATTGTTCAGATTCAGGTCGTTCGCGTTTTCACACATTACCCTGACGGGTTCATCCCTCTTCCTCCCACGGAGGAATCTGCTAAAACCCTTCCTTGCCTTTCTGCTCCTGTTTTCCCTGCTCTGCGGCATCGGGTATGCCAAGGACCCTCAGCAGCCAGCCCAGCATGAGGCCAACAAGGCCAGGCTTCTTGCATACCTTATTCGCAATAATCTTGAAACAAAGCACTTCACGCATAAAAAAATTGATGACAAGGTCTCGGAGGCGGCTTTCGGCCTTTATCTGAAACAGCTTGATTATCAGAAAAGAATCCTGCTGATGGCGGATGTCAACAGCCTGAGGAACTTTTCAAAGCTCATGGACAACGAAATGAACTCGGGAAACCTTGAGCTTCCGGTCAGAGGGTCGGCAATCCTCTCAGCCAGGGCTTCGTCTGTTCACAAGATGGTAAAGGATATCCTTTCAGAGGATTTCGATTTCTCGGCAAAAGAGTCCCTTGAGACCGATTTCGAGAAGATCGAATACTGCAAAGACGATCAGGAATTGCGGGAACGATGGAGAAAGATACTGAAATACGAGATGCTGCACCAGTATCTGAACCAGACCGAAGAGACTGCATTCGCTGCAGCAGAGGCGCAAAAGCTCAAGGACAGGGAGACAGACAAGAAATCATCTGAGGATAAAGACCCCAGAAGAACTGCACGCGACAAGGTCCTGAAGGCCTATGACCTGTTTTTTTCGCGAATAAGCCGCGAAAAAGAAGACGAACACTATGAACGTTTTTTCAATGCTGTCGCTCACACCTTCGATCCGCATACAGACTATATGCCGCCCACGAACAAAGAGGATTTTGATATCAGCATGCGCGGTTCACTCGAAGGAATAGGCGCAACGCTCAAGGAAGAAGAAGGCCAGATAAAAGTGGTGGCAGTAATGGCCGGCAGCCCTGCTTCAAGACAGGGCCAGCTTCAGGCTGAAGACATTATCCTTAAAGTCGGCGAAGGCGCCAATGAGCCTGTCCCTATCAGCGGCATGAGGGTGCAGGATGCGGTCAAGCTGATCAGGGGGAAGAAGGGGACTGAAGTGAGGCTCACGATCAGGAAGCCGGATGATAAGGTATTGACCATATCGATCGTGCGCGATGTTATCCAGATTGAGGACACCTTTGTAAAGAGTGCTGTCATCAAGGACAATGAAACGGGCGACGCGTTCGGCTATCTCAAGATCCCTTCCTTTTACCGGGATTTCGAAGGTACCAGCAACGGCAATAAAGGAAGAAACGTAACAGACGATGTCAGGGCTGCCTTTACCAATGTTCAGGCTCAAGGCGTCAAAGGTCTGATACTCGACCTCAGAAACAACGGCGGCGGAGCGCTGACCGATGCGGTAAGAATAGCCGGATTGTTCATTAAGACAGGGCCCGTTGTCCAGGTAAAGAGCGGTATTGACACCATAACGACATTATCGGATGATCTGCCGGAGATCATGTATGACGGACCGTTAGTGATCCTGGTCAATACGATCAGCGCCTCTGCTTCAGAAATATTGGCCGGCGCGCTTCAGAACTACGGCCGCGCTGTTATCATAGGCGGAGAGCATACTCATGGCAAGGGAACGGTCCAGACTATCCTGAATCTTGACAACAATCTTCCGTTCGAGAACATGGAGGCGTACAAGCCCCTCGGCGCCCTCAAACTCACTATCCAGAAGTTTTACCGAATAAATGGCGACTCCACGCAGTATCGGGGCGTAGTCCCGGATATCGTGCTGCCGGACGTACTGAGCGGGCTGAAGACAGGAGAGCAATATCTCGACTTTGCCTTGCCATGGGACACGGTCAAGCCGGTTGCCTACACTCCCTATTCGAAATGCAAGCCTGCTATGTCCGGCCTGCAGGAGAAAAGTCGTTCACGGGTCAAATCAAGCCAACAATTTATTGATCTGGAAAAACAGGCCGCACGACTGGCAGAAAAAAAGAAAAATACGCTCAGGTCTCTGAATATTGAAGATGTCAGAAGGGAAATAGAAGAATCACGCAGGGACAAGGAAAAGGACCTTAAAGCACCTCATAGTCAACCAAATGCGGACAAAGGCCCTAAAACACCTGATGAAAAAAGAGAAGACTTTCTCAAAGCTGTCTCTGATGATCCCTATGTAAAGGAAGCGATGTCAGTCATGGGAGACATGATTGCCGCTGACCCTTCCTGCCTCACGACCGCGGCAAACTGA
- a CDS encoding glutamine--tRNA ligase/YqeY domain fusion protein, which yields MTDETPRPSDFIRDIITEDQKTGKFEKRVHTRFPPEPNGYLHMGHAKSICLNFGIAQEFSGICNLRFDDTNPEKEEQEYVNSIIDSVTWLGFDFGPEPFYASDYFDFMYKAAEYLISADHAYVDSQSADAMRESRGTLTAPGKNSPFRERTADENLCLFREMRDGKHPDGAMVLRAKIDMASPNINMRDPAIYRIKRAEHHRTGNTWCIYPMYTYAHPIEDALEHITHSICTLEFEDQRPFYDWLLERLAEGGLLKRPLPQQIEFARLNLSYTVLSKRKLIQLVKDGHVKGWDDPRMPTISGIRRRGYTPESIRNFCERIGVAKRDSMVDLGLLEFCIREDLNRRAPRVMAVLRPLRVVLTNYPEGQEEELDAINNPEDPDAGTRKVPFSRVLYIEKEDFREDPPKQFFRLAPGREVRLRYAYFITCEKAIKDEKTGEVIELHCTYDPATRGGDAPDNRKVKATLHWVSAEQAVKAEVRLYDTLFTAAEPGAESGDFIAEINPRSVEVLDPCYVEPGLVNAGAGSRFQFERMGYFCVDRDSAADKLVFNRTVTLKDTWAKIEKGKK from the coding sequence ATGACTGACGAAACCCCAAGACCATCTGATTTTATCCGCGATATTATCACGGAGGATCAGAAGACCGGAAAGTTTGAAAAGCGGGTCCATACGCGTTTCCCGCCGGAGCCGAACGGTTACCTGCATATGGGCCATGCTAAATCCATATGCCTTAACTTCGGCATTGCGCAGGAGTTCAGCGGCATATGCAACCTTCGCTTTGACGACACCAATCCCGAAAAAGAAGAGCAGGAGTATGTGAATTCGATTATTGATTCGGTCACATGGCTTGGTTTTGATTTTGGCCCTGAGCCGTTTTATGCCAGCGACTACTTTGACTTCATGTATAAAGCGGCAGAATACCTTATCTCCGCAGATCATGCCTATGTGGACAGCCAGTCTGCTGATGCGATGCGCGAGAGCAGGGGGACGCTGACTGCGCCGGGTAAAAATTCCCCGTTCCGCGAGCGCACTGCTGATGAGAATCTTTGTCTGTTCCGCGAAATGCGCGACGGCAAACACCCTGACGGCGCTATGGTCCTCCGCGCAAAGATCGATATGGCCTCGCCAAACATCAACATGCGCGACCCTGCGATCTACCGCATCAAGCGCGCTGAACATCATCGGACCGGCAATACGTGGTGCATCTACCCCATGTACACCTATGCGCACCCCATCGAAGATGCGCTTGAGCATATAACGCACTCGATCTGTACTCTTGAATTTGAGGATCAGCGGCCTTTTTACGACTGGCTCCTTGAGCGGCTGGCCGAGGGCGGACTTTTGAAACGGCCCCTGCCTCAGCAGATAGAGTTTGCACGTCTCAATCTCAGCTATACCGTGCTGAGCAAGAGAAAGCTTATTCAGCTTGTCAAGGATGGCCATGTGAAGGGCTGGGATGATCCGCGCATGCCGACCATCTCCGGCATCAGGAGAAGAGGCTATACGCCGGAGTCGATCAGAAACTTCTGTGAGCGAATCGGCGTTGCGAAAAGGGACAGTATGGTGGATCTTGGGCTTCTCGAGTTCTGCATACGCGAAGACCTGAATAGACGTGCTCCCCGCGTTATGGCAGTGCTGCGCCCTCTTAGGGTCGTTCTTACGAACTATCCTGAGGGGCAGGAAGAAGAGCTTGATGCCATCAATAACCCTGAGGACCCGGATGCAGGAACACGGAAAGTTCCTTTCTCCCGTGTGCTTTATATTGAAAAGGAGGATTTTCGTGAGGACCCTCCAAAGCAGTTCTTCCGTCTTGCTCCGGGCAGGGAAGTGAGGCTGCGGTATGCCTATTTTATCACCTGTGAAAAGGCTATAAAGGACGAAAAGACCGGCGAAGTGATCGAACTGCACTGCACCTATGACCCGGCAACACGCGGCGGAGATGCGCCTGACAACCGGAAAGTGAAGGCAACCCTGCACTGGGTATCGGCAGAGCAGGCAGTCAAGGCAGAGGTCAGGCTTTATGATACGCTCTTTACAGCAGCTGAGCCAGGGGCGGAGAGCGGTGATTTCATTGCCGAGATCAATCCGCGATCCGTTGAAGTGCTTGATCCATGCTATGTTGAGCCGGGACTTGTCAACGCGGGCGCCGGAAGCAGGTTTCAGTTCGAGCGAATGGGTTATTTCTGCGTTGATCGGGATTCGGCAGCGGACAAACTGGTATTTAACAGGACTGTCACGCTGAAAGATACATGGGCAAAGATAGAAAAGGGAAAAAAATGA
- a CDS encoding DUF362 domain-containing protein, which translates to MINRREFMVGASGMMLSLVTDEKQQTGLKKDAAQTMTHPNAKVSLVKTTDRAAGVKRSIDLLEINPIKGKEVLLKPNFNSADAFPGSTHNDTLLNLIKHLKVMGAKAITLGERCGPGSTAKVLKEKGIYGICEKENVRIINFEELPDSQWMKVKPVKSHWNDGFDVAKPVIDSECVVSTCCLKTHGYGGVFTMSLKLSVGVTHKRNMSELHTSFRSMRKMIAEINQAYNPSLIVMDAIEAFVDGGPAEGKRKRADLIIAGTDRIAIDAVGLAVLKDLGSNDAVMGKKIFEQEQIARAVEIGLGISRPQEIEFVTDDKAGRVYAERLKGILLKG; encoded by the coding sequence ATGATAAACAGAAGGGAGTTTATGGTTGGCGCTTCAGGCATGATGCTTTCTCTGGTGACCGATGAGAAACAGCAGACAGGTCTTAAGAAGGACGCGGCTCAAACCATGACTCATCCCAATGCAAAGGTTTCGCTCGTAAAGACCACGGACAGGGCAGCCGGCGTGAAGCGGTCTATCGACCTTCTTGAGATCAATCCGATAAAAGGCAAAGAGGTCCTGCTCAAGCCGAATTTTAACAGTGCTGATGCCTTTCCCGGTTCAACGCATAATGATACCCTTCTGAACCTGATAAAACATCTTAAGGTCATGGGAGCAAAAGCTATAACGCTTGGCGAGCGGTGCGGGCCTGGCTCGACAGCAAAGGTGTTAAAGGAAAAGGGCATCTATGGCATTTGTGAAAAAGAGAATGTCAGGATCATCAACTTCGAGGAACTGCCTGACAGCCAGTGGATGAAAGTAAAGCCTGTGAAGAGCCACTGGAACGACGGCTTTGATGTGGCAAAGCCTGTTATTGATTCGGAATGTGTTGTATCCACCTGCTGCCTCAAAACGCACGGATATGGCGGCGTATTTACGATGTCACTGAAACTGTCTGTAGGAGTGACGCACAAGAGGAACATGTCAGAACTCCATACTTCATTCAGATCCATGCGCAAGATGATCGCGGAGATCAATCAGGCATACAATCCATCGCTCATTGTGATGGATGCGATCGAGGCTTTTGTTGACGGCGGCCCGGCAGAGGGGAAGCGGAAAAGGGCGGATCTGATCATTGCCGGTACGGACAGGATAGCAATCGATGCAGTAGGTCTGGCGGTTTTAAAGGATCTCGGCAGCAATGATGCGGTCATGGGCAAAAAGATCTTTGAGCAGGAGCAGATAGCGCGGGCGGTTGAGATCGGTCTTGGCATCAGCAGGCCTCAGGAGATCGAGTTCGTCACCGACGATAAAGCCGGCAGGGTCTATGCAGAAAGACTGAAGGGCATACTGTTGAAGGGTTAG
- a CDS encoding alpha/beta hydrolase, which yields MKNSLISILKVFLYISAAVAALSLLFYLLTSSHSVPGTVADDPALPRATINGNLFHAETFGSAANPVVIVVHGGPGWDYRSLLPLQNLADEYYVVFYDQQGSGLSPRIDPREITLETSLQDLNAIVDHYGKGNNVKLIGHSWGAMLVSGYLGRYPEKVSHAVLAEPGFLSTEMMKKAGVKMGPRWEFGFLLRATKTWFESLHIKGPDKDAASDYFIGQVAPYANTEYFCNGIVPESGALHWRAGASAGHAILLSARNDQGDFHIDLIKGVERFKAPVLFLVSECNQLIGRQHQEKQAKFFSNAKIRIIKESGHSMFGERPAESINVVRDYLKDR from the coding sequence ATGAAAAACTCCCTCATCTCTATACTCAAGGTCTTTCTTTATATCAGCGCCGCAGTTGCAGCACTTTCTCTTCTTTTTTATCTGTTAACCAGCAGCCATTCTGTTCCGGGGACTGTTGCCGATGATCCTGCTCTGCCTCGTGCGACGATAAACGGCAATCTGTTTCACGCGGAGACTTTCGGCAGTGCCGCTAATCCCGTTGTCATAGTAGTACACGGCGGTCCCGGCTGGGACTATCGCAGTTTATTGCCGCTGCAGAATCTGGCTGACGAATATTATGTGGTCTTCTACGATCAGCAGGGAAGTGGCCTTTCGCCGAGGATCGATCCGCGGGAAATCACACTGGAAACCTCACTGCAAGATCTGAACGCGATCGTTGATCACTATGGAAAAGGCAATAACGTGAAACTGATAGGTCATTCCTGGGGCGCGATGCTTGTTTCTGGTTATCTTGGCAGATATCCTGAAAAAGTCAGCCATGCGGTGCTTGCCGAACCTGGTTTTCTTTCAACAGAGATGATGAAAAAGGCAGGAGTAAAGATGGGGCCAAGATGGGAATTCGGTTTTCTGCTTCGAGCGACAAAAACGTGGTTCGAATCACTGCATATCAAAGGGCCGGACAAGGATGCAGCATCAGATTACTTTATCGGGCAGGTTGCACCCTATGCCAATACTGAATACTTTTGTAATGGCATTGTACCTGAAAGCGGAGCCTTGCACTGGAGGGCAGGGGCGTCGGCCGGGCACGCAATTTTACTCTCTGCAAGGAATGATCAGGGTGATTTTCATATCGACCTGATCAAAGGTGTTGAGCGTTTCAAGGCTCCGGTATTATTTTTGGTTAGCGAATGCAATCAGCTTATCGGCAGACAACACCAGGAGAAACAGGCGAAGTTTTTCTCCAATGCGAAGATTCGGATCATCAAAGAGAGCGGACATTCAATGTTTGGAGAAAGACCTGCAGAAAGTATCAACGTTGTGAGGGATTACTTGAAGGACCGCTGA
- the mscL gene encoding large conductance mechanosensitive channel protein MscL, with amino-acid sequence MLNEFKEFAVKGNTVDMAVGIIIGAAFGTIVTSLVNDILMPPIGMLLGNVDFSSFFLVLKEGKIPSPYASMADAKTAGAVTMNYGLFINTIISFLIVSFAVFLLVKNINRLKRQSEEPPAAPTTKECPFCLSVIPIKAVRCGHCTSELK; translated from the coding sequence ATGTTGAATGAATTCAAGGAATTTGCGGTAAAAGGGAATACGGTGGATATGGCAGTCGGTATTATTATTGGCGCTGCATTTGGAACGATCGTGACCTCTCTGGTGAATGATATCCTCATGCCGCCGATAGGCATGCTTCTGGGAAATGTCGATTTTTCGAGTTTTTTCCTGGTGCTTAAGGAAGGGAAAATTCCTTCTCCCTATGCTTCCATGGCCGACGCCAAGACCGCCGGGGCAGTAACCATGAACTATGGCCTCTTTATCAACACGATCATCAGCTTTCTTATCGTCTCTTTTGCGGTCTTTCTGCTTGTAAAGAATATTAATCGGCTGAAGAGGCAGTCTGAGGAGCCGCCTGCTGCGCCGACAACCAAGGAATGCCCCTTCTGTCTTTCGGTGATCCCGATTAAAGCGGTCAGATGCGGCCACTGCACGTCTGAACTGAAGTAG
- the xseB gene encoding exodeoxyribonuclease VII small subunit, which yields MPKSKELTYSQALKELEKIVKEIESEEVDIDILAEKIKRASQILTFCKGKLRTAEDEVKKVLAEMDGEAETGTADKEEEVF from the coding sequence GTGCCAAAGAGCAAAGAACTGACTTACTCCCAGGCTTTGAAGGAGCTTGAGAAGATCGTCAAGGAAATAGAGTCAGAAGAGGTGGACATTGATATCCTCGCTGAAAAGATAAAACGTGCATCGCAGATCCTTACGTTCTGTAAGGGCAAGCTCAGGACAGCAGAAGATGAGGTGAAAAAAGTTCTCGCCGAAATGGATGGTGAGGCAGAGACCGGCACAGCAGACAAAGAAGAGGAAGTTTTTTAA
- a CDS encoding NAD(P)-dependent glycerol-3-phosphate dehydrogenase, with protein sequence MSYITVIGAGSWGTTLASLLVEKDYDVSLWAREKDVADEINEKSRNSTYLPDVPLPAGLRATSSIEEAVKKSRYVLNVVPTQFTRSVFKEAVNYLSSDVVMISASKGIEQGTLLTVSDILHEVTGREVTALSGPSFAKEVIRKLPTAVTLAAADIETGLLLQEIFNSGYFRVYTHTDVIGVELGGALKNVVAIASGISDGLGLGHSARAALITRGLVEMSRLGKAMGADPTTFSGLSGLGDLVLTCTGPLSRNYTVGVSLGQGMTLKDILSSTKSVAEGVATSQSAFELAQQQGIEMPIIEQVYEVLYRGKDPETAVLSLMNRALKSEF encoded by the coding sequence ATGAGTTATATTACGGTCATAGGCGCAGGAAGCTGGGGAACAACGCTCGCAAGTCTGCTTGTGGAGAAGGATTATGACGTTTCTCTCTGGGCGCGTGAGAAGGACGTTGCGGATGAGATCAATGAAAAAAGCAGAAACAGCACATATCTCCCTGATGTGCCCCTGCCGGCTGGTCTGAGGGCAACGAGCAGCATTGAAGAGGCTGTCAAAAAGTCACGTTATGTGCTGAATGTAGTGCCAACACAGTTTACCCGATCTGTTTTCAAGGAAGCGGTTAACTATCTGAGCAGCGATGTGGTCATGATCAGCGCATCCAAGGGCATAGAGCAGGGTACGCTTCTTACCGTGTCTGATATCCTGCATGAGGTCACCGGCAGAGAGGTTACGGCACTTTCGGGCCCGAGCTTTGCGAAAGAGGTGATCAGGAAACTCCCCACCGCTGTTACCCTCGCTGCAGCAGATATCGAAACCGGACTGCTGCTTCAGGAGATCTTCAACTCCGGCTATTTCCGCGTCTACACACATACTGATGTGATCGGCGTTGAGCTTGGCGGAGCATTAAAGAATGTTGTGGCCATAGCATCAGGGATCAGTGACGGCCTCGGCCTCGGCCACAGCGCGCGGGCAGCTCTCATAACGCGTGGCCTTGTGGAGATGTCTCGGCTTGGCAAGGCAATGGGAGCTGATCCCACGACTTTTTCAGGCCTGAGCGGCCTCGGCGATCTTGTGCTTACCTGCACAGGTCCCCTCTCGAGAAACTATACGGTAGGCGTCAGTCTTGGCCAGGGCATGACGCTCAAAGACATCCTGTCTTCCACCAAGAGTGTTGCTGAAGGTGTTGCAACCTCACAGTCTGCATTCGAGCTTGCTCAGCAACAAGGTATCGAAATGCCGATCATAGAACAGGTCTATGAGGTGCTTTATCGGGGGAAGGACCCTGAAACCGCTGTGCTCAGTCTTATGAACCGCGCGCTGAAGTCGGAGTTCTGA